Genomic segment of Candidatus Equadaptatus faecalis:
AGAGAATAAAAGAAAAGTATCAGCAGGCAGGCTATGCAATGGCCAATGTTGAAGACGTAAAAATTGACGGTTCAACTATTAATGTCGTTATATGCGAGCCGCGTATTACACAGATAATCATTCAGGGCAACAAGATTACCAAAAAGAACATTATCCAGCGCTACTTGAAGATAAAAGAAGGAGATTTGTTCAATTCCAACAAGCTCCGCATGACGCTCAACAGACTTCAGGGGTTGGGTTTCTTTAATGACGTCAACGTTAATTTTGAACCGACCAGCAAGAAAGATGAGATCGTTATAATCCTGACAGTTGAAGAAGGAAAAACATCTCGTATAGGCTTTAACGTAGCATACGGTTCGCAGTCTGGACTTGGCGGAGGTGTCACTTATGACAACTTTAATATTGCCGGACGCGGGCTGAAACTCAGTACAGGTTTCCAGGCAGGCCGCCGCGCAGAAATTTGGGCAACGCTTGAGCAGCCTTACATGGACGGAAAGATTTTCTCGTGGAAAATCGGGGCATACAGGCGTATGTGGGACGATCTGTATTATTATGACAACAGCAAAAACGACTGGCTGTTCCAGTATGACCGCAAGAAAACAGGCGCCTTTATAGGTGCAGGTAAGAAATTCGGTAACGAATCGAAATACAACTGGTATCTCACGCTTGACTACCATGATGTTTACAATGAAACAAGCAGTCAGGAATATCCCAAATGGAAGTGGCCGTACATTCCCGTTAATAGCGAATATCATGCGGATCCGGTCACTTTGGCAGACGACCTTGGCGACGGACGTTACTACTCTGCAACCCTTGCACTGCGCCGTTTCAATATTGACGAATATGCTCCGTATACAAAGGGCGACAGTGAGACGATATTTATCCAGCCCGGTAAGGCAACCATTGATAATACAGAAGTAGGCTCAAAAGATTACAGTTATGTGAAATATTGGTTGGAAGCACGCTACTATGCATCGCTCGAAAAGCTTTTGGGCAGTGTGTTCGATTATTTCGGAATTCCAGGCAACGATATGCCCCCACTGCTCGCGATACGGCTTATGGCGGGTACCGCAACCGGTGACGTGCCGTTTGATGAAATGTACACTATTGGCGGCGACTATACTCTCCGCGGCTACAGAGACGAATATTTCCACGGCGAACAGATGCTGCTCGGAAACTTTGAACTCCGCGTTCCTATTCAGAAAGCTCTCAGCCTCGTCGGATTCTTTGACGTTGGACGTGCATGGCGTAAAGACAGCGGCATCGGTTTTGGCAGCGATATAGGAAAAGCACCGGGCATAGGCGTACGTCTCAAAACGCCGTTTGGCAACGTGCGTCTTGACTACGCTAACGGAGACGAAAGCCGATTCCATTTCGGATTTGGCGAAATGTTCTAAAACCGAAGGTTGCGGTAAATACCGCAGCCTTTTCTTCGTAGAGAGGTATTGTTATGTCATTTGAAATTACCTTGCAGAAATTGGCTGCCCTTGTTAATGGAAAGCTTACAGGTGACGGCAGTTATAAAATTTCAAATATTGTGAGAGCGCAGGATTTTGTGCAGGGTGCAATAGTTCCGCTTTGGGAGAAGAAGTTTGTTGCCCAGATAAAAGGCGGTACTGTGCTGCTGACCAAAAACGGCTGGATGCCGGAAGATTGCAGCGGAATTGAAGTTGAAGATCCGCGCCGGGCGCTTACGGCAATTCTTGAATACATTGAAAAACTTACAAAGACGTGCAAAGTTCCCGGAATACATCCGACGGCAGTCATTGATCCTGAGGCTGAACTTGGCAGCAATGTTTACGTTGGACCATACTGTGTTATTTCAAAAGGCGCAAAAATCGGGGATAATTGTGTGCTTGAAGGTTCCGTATGGATTGGCGAAAACGTTAAAATCGGCGATAACTGTCTGCTTGAACCCGGAGTTATCCTCTATGACGGCATTACGACAGGCAGCCGCTGTATTTTCCATGCCAACGCAATTATCGGCTGTGACGGCTTCGGTTTTATGCCTGACCCGCAGATTGGTATACGCAGAATACCGCAGATTGGTACCGTTGTTATAGGTGATGATGTTGAAATAGGCTGTGAAACCTGTATTGACAAGGCAACTTTCGGTGAAACAAAGATAGGCCGCGGGGTAAAAATAGACGCCCACGTCAAGATTGGACATAATGCCGTTGTTGGTGATTTCTCCATTTTGGTTGCAAAGGTTGGCGTTGCCGGAAGTTCCACGATTGGCAGAGGGGTGACTATGGCCGCCCAGTCAGGAGTGGCAAACCACGCTGTCATAGGCGACGGCTGTACTGTTGCCGGACGCTCCGGAGTCTTCTCGGATATTCCTGCCGGCTCGGTCGTTTCAGGTTTTCCTGCGCGCGAGCATAAGAAAGATCTGCGCATACAGGCAGCGATCGGGCACCTTCCGGAACTTGAAAAAGAAGTCCGTACGCTTGCCCAAAGCGTTAAAAAACTTGAGGAGAAGTGTGACTGATGGGCAGAACAATTGCAGGACAGCTTGAATTTAAAGGTACAGGGCTTCATTCAGGAGCTGACTGCAGTGTAATCCTGTCGCCTTCTTACGAAAAAGGCATACGCTTTAAAACTGAAAACGGAATTTACGAAATTTCCGAGGCTGTTGTTGAAGAAGATCAGCGGCTTACCGGTTTCGTATTTCCCGACGGTACTAAAATAAGGACTGCGGAGCATTTACTTGGGGCAGTGTCAGGTATGGGGATTGATAACCTGCTGATAGAGTCTTTCGGCGGTGAAATACCGATACTTGACGGAAGTGCGTCCGTTTTTGCCGAAGCAATTTCTGAGACAGGATGTACAGGTGAAAAGGAACGCAGAGTTCCTGCCGTTTCAGTACCGTTTTGTGTTGATGAAGGCAAACGCTGTGTTTTTGCCATGCCGTCAGACGTTTTGAGAATAACCTACATTATTGATTACAGCGGAACGCCGATTGGTGTCCAGAAAGTTAGTTATGAAATAAACGAAAAGACATTTAAGGAAACAATTTCACGCGCAAGAACCTTCTGCCTTACAGCAGAGCTTGATTATCTCAAAGCTAACGGTCTTGCGCAGGGCGGCTCTTTGGACTGTGCTATGGTTTTTGCGCAGGACAGAATGCTGAACGAAAGCGGTCTTCGTTTCCCGAATGAATGTGCAACGCACAAGGTGCTTGACCTTATGGGCGATTTAACATTACTTGGTGTTATACCGACGGCGCATTACGTAGCAG
This window contains:
- the lpxC gene encoding UDP-3-O-[3-hydroxymyristoyl] N-acetylglucosamine deacetylase is translated as MGRTIAGQLEFKGTGLHSGADCSVILSPSYEKGIRFKTENGIYEISEAVVEEDQRLTGFVFPDGTKIRTAEHLLGAVSGMGIDNLLIESFGGEIPILDGSASVFAEAISETGCTGEKERRVPAVSVPFCVDEGKRCVFAMPSDVLRITYIIDYSGTPIGVQKVSYEINEKTFKETISRARTFCLTAELDYLKANGLAQGGSLDCAMVFAQDRMLNESGLRFPNECATHKVLDLMGDLTLLGVIPTAHYVAVCAGHAVHDKLVAKLKRALIFD
- the lpxD gene encoding UDP-3-O-(3-hydroxymyristoyl)glucosamine N-acyltransferase, translating into MSFEITLQKLAALVNGKLTGDGSYKISNIVRAQDFVQGAIVPLWEKKFVAQIKGGTVLLTKNGWMPEDCSGIEVEDPRRALTAILEYIEKLTKTCKVPGIHPTAVIDPEAELGSNVYVGPYCVISKGAKIGDNCVLEGSVWIGENVKIGDNCLLEPGVILYDGITTGSRCIFHANAIIGCDGFGFMPDPQIGIRRIPQIGTVVIGDDVEIGCETCIDKATFGETKIGRGVKIDAHVKIGHNAVVGDFSILVAKVGVAGSSTIGRGVTMAAQSGVANHAVIGDGCTVAGRSGVFSDIPAGSVVSGFPAREHKKDLRIQAAIGHLPELEKEVRTLAQSVKKLEEKCD
- a CDS encoding BamA/TamA family outer membrane protein, coding for MVSSAEAGLFSRKKKKKAEQAVAAQQTEKSQTVLDGEGTFIKGESSLATGLLPEGGLISTPEERQAEQERISAAAAVISRPAVQEEDEIQNVSGPEVKAVDIEGNSQVVKDHILSVVTTKVGGKLSEARLRKDASAIFDLGFFANVDYKVRDVPGGVEVVFAVQENPVVEKITFTGNTVFKDEELLKVVFTSPGSIFNRTFFRNDLQRIKEKYQQAGYAMANVEDVKIDGSTINVVICEPRITQIIIQGNKITKKNIIQRYLKIKEGDLFNSNKLRMTLNRLQGLGFFNDVNVNFEPTSKKDEIVIILTVEEGKTSRIGFNVAYGSQSGLGGGVTYDNFNIAGRGLKLSTGFQAGRRAEIWATLEQPYMDGKIFSWKIGAYRRMWDDLYYYDNSKNDWLFQYDRKKTGAFIGAGKKFGNESKYNWYLTLDYHDVYNETSSQEYPKWKWPYIPVNSEYHADPVTLADDLGDGRYYSATLALRRFNIDEYAPYTKGDSETIFIQPGKATIDNTEVGSKDYSYVKYWLEARYYASLEKLLGSVFDYFGIPGNDMPPLLAIRLMAGTATGDVPFDEMYTIGGDYTLRGYRDEYFHGEQMLLGNFELRVPIQKALSLVGFFDVGRAWRKDSGIGFGSDIGKAPGIGVRLKTPFGNVRLDYANGDESRFHFGFGEMF